In Alphaproteobacteria bacterium, the following proteins share a genomic window:
- the metG gene encoding methionine--tRNA ligase: MAGKPPFYITTPIFYVNGPPHIGHAYTAIATDTIARFKRLDGYDVLFLTGTDEHGQKVEKTAQAAGQEPITFADHISGLFQAMGQTLNLSNDVTIRTTEPRHHTAVQAIWRELVARDQIYLDKYSGWYAVRDEAYYGEDELTLGPDGIRRAPSGAEAEWVEEPSYFFRLSQWQEPLLKLYEDNPDFVGPDSRRNEIISFVRQGLRDLSVSRTTFRWGVAVPDDPEHVVYVWLDALTNYLTALGYPDTESSSYKRYWPAHLHVMGKDISRFHAVYWPAFLMAAGLAVPHRIFAHGFLLNAGEKMSKSVGNVIGPDELVARYGLDPLRYYLLREISFGQDGVISHEGAVQRINADLANDLGNLAQRVLTQIHRNCNARVPATGDLHSADTALLAAAGSLPERVREAFDRLAIHRALETIWEVVGAANRYVDEMAPWALRKSDPERMATVLYTLAEVLRHLAIMVQPVMPESAGRLLDQLGVAPEIRDFAALAGQRLTPGAPLPAPAPLFPRLVDEAAEDA; encoded by the coding sequence ATGGCCGGAAAACCGCCGTTCTACATCACCACGCCGATTTTTTACGTCAACGGGCCGCCGCATATCGGCCACGCCTATACGGCAATCGCCACCGACACCATCGCCCGCTTCAAACGTCTTGACGGGTATGACGTCCTGTTCCTGACCGGCACCGACGAACACGGGCAGAAGGTGGAGAAAACGGCGCAAGCCGCCGGGCAGGAGCCGATCACCTTTGCCGACCACATATCCGGCCTGTTTCAGGCCATGGGCCAGACCCTGAATCTGTCCAACGATGTCACCATTCGCACGACAGAGCCGCGTCACCACACGGCGGTCCAGGCCATCTGGCGCGAGCTGGTGGCCCGCGATCAGATCTATCTGGACAAGTATTCCGGCTGGTACGCCGTGCGCGACGAGGCCTATTACGGCGAGGACGAATTGACCCTCGGTCCCGACGGTATACGCCGGGCGCCGTCGGGGGCGGAAGCGGAGTGGGTGGAGGAACCCAGCTATTTCTTCCGCCTCAGCCAGTGGCAGGAACCGCTCCTCAAGCTGTATGAAGACAATCCCGACTTTGTCGGCCCGGACAGCCGGCGCAACGAGATCATCAGCTTTGTCCGTCAGGGACTGCGCGATCTGTCGGTCAGCCGCACCACATTCCGTTGGGGCGTAGCGGTGCCGGACGATCCGGAGCATGTGGTTTATGTCTGGCTGGACGCACTGACCAACTACCTCACGGCACTTGGCTATCCGGACACGGAAAGCTCTTCATATAAAAGGTATTGGCCAGCACATCTTCATGTGATGGGTAAGGATATCTCCCGCTTCCATGCGGTCTACTGGCCGGCCTTTCTGATGGCCGCGGGGCTGGCCGTGCCGCACCGCATCTTCGCCCACGGCTTCCTCCTGAACGCCGGCGAGAAAATGTCCAAGTCGGTCGGCAATGTCATCGGGCCGGACGAGCTGGTGGCCCGCTATGGCCTTGATCCTCTACGCTATTACCTGCTGCGGGAAATCAGTTTCGGCCAGGACGGCGTGATCAGTCATGAAGGCGCCGTGCAGCGCATCAACGCCGATCTGGCCAATGATCTGGGCAACCTGGCGCAGCGGGTGCTGACCCAGATTCATCGCAACTGCAACGCCAGGGTGCCGGCCACGGGCGACCTGCACAGCGCCGATACGGCTCTGTTGGCGGCGGCGGGATCGCTGCCTGAGCGGGTGCGCGAGGCCTTTGACCGGCTGGCCATCCACCGCGCCCTGGAAACCATCTGGGAGGTGGTCGGCGCGGCCAACCGCTATGTGGACGAAATGGCGCCATGGGCCCTGCGCAAAAGCGATCCTGAGCGCATGGCGACGGTGCTGTATACGCTGGCGGAGGTCCTGCGCCACCTGGCGATCATGGTCCAGCCAGTCATGCCGGAGTCGGCGGGCCGGTTGCTGGACCAGTTGGGCGTGGCGCCGGAAATACGCGACTTTGCCGCTTTGGCAGGGCAGCGCCTGACCCCCGGGGCACCGCTGCCGGCGCCGGCCCCGCTGTTCCCGCGGCTGGTGGACGAGGCGGCGGAGGACGCCTGA
- a CDS encoding DNA polymerase III subunit delta', with protein sequence MSDASESEATAPRERADLVGHETAETLLRQAWDSNRLPHAWLMVGPAGIGKATLAHRFARFVLAQGAPVAAATGDGLFDATDLPAARPPEAGSLALDPAHPVFRQTANGAHPDLLVLAGEEGSGLIPVDQVRQIGRFLRLTPAMGGWRVVIVDGVESMNRNAANALLKILEEPPERALILLVGHAPGRLLATIRSRCRRLTLAPLTDSAVQGLLRHERPDLDDSQVRGLAALAGGSPGRALGLLAAGGLEVHSAITTLLDGLPNLDWAAVHALGDRLSRPGQEAAFDAFSDALLNAVAERARARATRGCGGADLADWLAVWDKTRHSLGPVQPLNLERKQAVISVFGGIAETVARN encoded by the coding sequence ATGAGTGATGCCTCTGAAAGCGAGGCGACGGCCCCCCGTGAGCGAGCCGACCTGGTGGGCCATGAGACGGCCGAAACCCTGTTGCGTCAGGCGTGGGACAGCAATCGTCTACCACATGCCTGGCTGATGGTCGGGCCTGCCGGCATTGGCAAGGCTACCCTGGCCCACCGCTTTGCCCGCTTCGTCCTGGCGCAGGGAGCGCCGGTTGCGGCGGCGACCGGCGACGGCCTGTTTGACGCAACCGATCTGCCGGCGGCGCGGCCGCCGGAGGCTGGCTCTCTGGCCCTCGACCCGGCCCATCCGGTCTTCCGCCAGACGGCCAATGGCGCCCATCCCGACCTGCTGGTATTGGCCGGCGAGGAGGGAAGCGGTCTCATTCCCGTGGACCAGGTCCGCCAGATCGGCCGGTTTCTTCGCCTGACACCGGCCATGGGCGGCTGGCGGGTTGTGATTGTGGACGGCGTTGAATCGATGAACCGCAATGCGGCCAATGCGTTGCTTAAGATTCTTGAAGAGCCACCGGAACGTGCCCTCATACTGCTGGTCGGCCATGCGCCCGGCCGGCTGCTGGCGACGATCCGCTCGCGTTGCCGCCGGCTGACTCTGGCGCCGCTTACCGACAGCGCGGTACAGGGCCTGTTGCGCCATGAACGGCCGGATCTGGACGATAGCCAGGTGAGGGGCCTTGCCGCTCTGGCCGGCGGCAGTCCGGGCCGGGCGCTGGGCCTTTTGGCGGCGGGTGGTCTGGAGGTCCATTCGGCCATCACCACCCTGCTGGATGGCCTGCCGAATCTCGACTGGGCGGCCGTGCATGCGCTGGGCGACCGCCTGTCGCGGCCAGGCCAGGAGGCCGCTTTCGATGCTTTCAGCGATGCCCTGCTCAACGCGGTGGCGGAGCGCGCGCGGGCCCGGGCGACAAGGGGCTGCGGCGGCGCGGACCTTGCGGACTGGCTGGCGGTATGGGACAAGACCCGACACTCTCTGGGGCCGGTCCAGCCTCTGAATTTGGAGCGAAAACAAGCCGTTATCTCGGTGTTCGGCGGTATAGCCGAAACCGTGGCGCGGAACTGA
- a CDS encoding TatD family hydrolase has protein sequence MLVDSHCHLDMAAKDDGERSAMIDRATAAGVGCMVTISTRLSTFPAVRAIAEAHDSVFCSVGVHPHEADREGLDDPAPLIAATAHAKVVAIGETGLDYYYDHSDRQRQEISFRAHCAAARVSGLPIVVHTRDADDETMRILEDEQTKGAFPGLIHCFTAGPELARRALAMGFSISVSGIVTFRNAEAIRQTLADVPLDRLLVETDAPFLAPMPHRGKTNEPALVVHTAERLAVLKGLSPAALADATSANFFRLFHKVRRQLAA, from the coding sequence ATGCTGGTCGACAGCCACTGTCATCTGGATATGGCGGCCAAGGATGATGGCGAACGCTCGGCCATGATCGACCGGGCCACGGCCGCTGGCGTGGGCTGCATGGTGACCATCTCCACCCGCCTCAGCACCTTTCCGGCAGTCCGCGCCATCGCCGAAGCCCATGACAGCGTGTTCTGCTCGGTCGGCGTCCACCCGCACGAGGCGGACAGAGAGGGGCTGGATGACCCGGCGCCGCTGATTGCCGCCACCGCCCATGCGAAGGTGGTCGCCATCGGCGAGACGGGGCTGGATTACTACTATGATCACAGCGACCGGCAGCGGCAGGAAATCAGCTTCCGGGCCCATTGCGCGGCGGCCCGGGTCAGCGGCCTGCCGATTGTGGTACACACCCGCGATGCGGACGACGAGACCATGCGGATCCTGGAGGATGAGCAGACAAAGGGGGCTTTCCCGGGCCTGATCCATTGCTTTACTGCCGGCCCGGAGCTGGCCCGCCGGGCCCTGGCCATGGGCTTCTCGATTTCGGTCTCCGGCATCGTCACATTCCGCAACGCCGAGGCCATACGCCAGACCCTGGCCGATGTGCCGCTGGACCGCCTGCTGGTGGAGACCGATGCGCCGTTTCTGGCGCCGATGCCCCATCGCGGCAAGACCAATGAACCGGCGCTGGTGGTCCACACGGCCGAACGTCTGGCGGTACTGAAAGGCCTGTCACCCGCAGCGCTGGCCGACGCCACCTCAGCCAATTTCTTCCGCCTGTTCCATAAGGTGCGGCGACAGCTGGCCGCATGA